TAGTGAATTACTAAGGATCAGAAAAAACAGATTTTGCATCTTTTATCAGTGACTTGAGATCATTTGAAAGTGAACCTGAAAGGTTTAGTTGTGTTCAGACTAAAAATGCACGCATGTCTCAGAATCTGTCAAGACAGCAAGGCTCTTGGCTGATTTATGCTGCCTCCTGCTGGCCAAACGCTAATAGATGCACATCAAATCTAAATCTTCTAAAAGGTTTTGCATTAATTTATTTGGCACCATCAGTCGTATACTCATGCAACAGcaaaaacagcaacaaaaaaGCTGATTTGTCTTTTTTCCCCTGTTATTTTGGAATTTGACagactgtgtgtgttttttttaacaaatgcaTGGCTGATGCAAAGGATGGGTGGTACCCATTTGCATCAGgagagtgaagaagaagaagaaaatatcatttctatagcgcctctcaagataaaagtgaCAGCCAACTAGACCTCTGGACTTTCTAGCTTCTTCTTTAAAAAATGGAGAACCTAACTAGCCTGTCCTGCAAAAACTAGTTGTGATTAGCAGAAAATTGCAAAGATATTTGCTTTATTTGATGTTTCTTCTGTAACTTTTAACTTTGTTCTGTCATCGAAGTCCATGCATCATGTGCCAATCAAGTCTTTTACACATTCcattgttttaaccctcccactgtcctcatgggtgaccccaccaggaaagttgaccattgagcagggttgatggtttatcccttgaggtccacgtggcaggcgtgaggagtgagcaccacctcacccctgccacgtggacctcaagaaataaaccatcaaccctgctcaatggtcaactttcctggtggggtcacccatgaggacagtgggagggttaaatgatcACTTGCAAGAGCTTAAGTTTTCAAATACAGCAAACCATGAAAACAGGTATGTCAGcaacagtttttatttgtttcaggGGCCAAATGTTTCATAACACGTTGTTATTGAAGTACTCTTTATTCTTCCAGTAGCAAAACTGGCATTGTGTAATTAACTAGACTACTGTTTTAATCCATGATTGACAGTTGTGGGCATCTTCTCTTCATTTGAAACAgtagattttcttttattttgtttcaaATTAACTTGCAGACTCCAGCTCATCCAGTGCATCTTGCAGCCTGTACAAAACACAAAAGACACGTTTTTGCTCTCCTGATAATGAAGTGGACTCTACTGTTTCCCTTCATGATGCACTTAACCCTAATAATAAAAGACAAACAATTTTTTATTCCATTTTATTGGAAACCCCCTTCTTCACAATTCTTACTTAAAGTCTCCTCCATCTAGCAGAGTCTTATAAGTGCTGATCTCGGCCTCCAGTTTCATCTTCATGTTGAGCAGCACCTCATACTCCTGTGTCTGTTGCTGGATGTTTGCACGCAGGTTAGTGAGTTCTTCCTCCAGGCGTAAAATAAGAGTGTTGTACTTCTCCATCTCCATGTTGTTACGAAGCTCTGTGTTGTGGAGAGTGTCCTCTAAAGAGGCTTTCTGATAAAGAAGTTGAAAAAAAAGGAAATAAGAAGCAAGATGTCATAAAAAAGTGACTAAACTGCCTAAATATATCATTTTGAATATTTCCAACAGTGCTGTAAAATGAACTAGACACCTAGTTTCAATTACAagagaataaataaaatgtttgttaGAATTATTAAAAACACACTAAAGGTTTTAAATGCTTACTAAGCTTTGTTGAGATGCAAGTTCAATTTCCAAAGTCTGTATCTGCCTGGTGAGGTCGCTCTTCTCCATCTGAGCTCCCTGGAGAGCTTCCGTGTTCGCAGATACCTGCACCTGCACGTCTGCAATCTGACAGGAAAAACCACGTTAACCAAACACGTTAGGACACCGGTGTGCCGTTGTCTTTTTGATATCTCTTCGTTACCTGATTTTCATGCCAGCGTTTGAGGTCCTCTGCATTCTTCAGAGCGATCTTCTCGTAGGTTGATCTCACATCCTGCATGATCTGAGACAGGTCCTGACCTTTGGGGGCATCCACATCCACCTGCACGCCTGACTGAGAGATCTGGCTCCTCAgctccatcacttcctgtttggttgTGACAGGATCAAGAATAAGCTAAGAGTTAACGCTGATCATCACTATTATTTTAATTTCTTTTATTGCTTTTTGTGACATTTACagcactttgtgtgttgcatcacTCTGACCTTCAGTCAGCTAAAATGTGTTCATGTCCCTGAGAGACTCTTATCATTTTGCTCTTTGATACAAAAATGAGGAAAAACTAGAGATGAGCAAAACAAAGATAGTTTCAGAATGTTGACTCGAAGGTCGCTTCAGTCTTACCCTGCTTGGAGGAGAGGGAAAGAAAATGGATCTGCACAGGTGTTCATAAGACCCGCTTTGTCTCGATGTAGATAAAGATTTCTAACATCATGAGTGTAAACACAAATTAGAGTTAAATATATTTGACGTGATTCGATAATGGTGGCTTTGTTTAAGTTTAAGCAAAAGAAATTGATTCAACTCTGACCTTCACAGCATGTTTGTGGAGCTGAACTGTAACAGATGAAAAACAAAGATCTATTCATCTTGATGAGACTGCAAAAGGTTTAAAAAATTGTTTCCAAAGAGTTTGGATTTTAAATAAAGTCAGACAGATGCCATGCAAACTGGAAATTATTTTAAATTCTTGATAGTTTAATGTGATGGTCTGCAAGGCTGAAAAAGCTTTTAATTTGAAGTTTTCTTGTGTTTCTAATAATCTACGTCTGAATGAAAATAATGTTTAGATTTATTGTTGGTGTGTAGTTTAGACTAGATTAGATAGACTTCAtctctctctcctgtaggtgacaGAAATTTGTCTTTGAGACGCACACTAGAAACCAGGTGTATTAGAAAGCATATAACTTGTTTGCATTTTAAAAGTGATCAGCATGTGATTATAGTCAATAAAATCCAAACAAACAACTTCTGGCATCCAGTCaattgccctctggtggaggatgtaTATACggcaatgtaaattctctgtttttattattattgtacttctatataaataaaacacattattaaagaccaagttccctTACTTTTTCCCAGtgcatttacagtggtctctagtataaattaatatcttgtgagttgatctctgtaagaaaaaagctctggcgctcctgcttcatgaactagaagttagccagagcagtgggacaggatttggactcttatttcctgatatttggacatctcatctctgattggataacaccaatgggactctaccactgactctgaaagctttgcaacgttgatgttttatctcctcaaataacataagcctgaaggagtcctgctatgttgtggagttgctaatgctaacagttagcttctattagccgagatgttctctgttgttttctggacgctaaagcaacaacaacagctttccttgtcgagagtcaagatgggtgagtccatgaatgctaatttgtaATGTCACTAACGTTTCTAATCTGAGAGTATTTCCATCTATTTTCTGCTGGtgtctaatgcaggaaatgggtggaactctgagtgactgatcaaatttaaatataacaaataaaaaatgatTTCTCAGCGTGCTTGGTCTTGAATAATAGTTATAGCTAGTTATATTAACATTAGCCATTGTAGttcagtttaaaaaaaactaGATTTTCTTCTTACTTCATGATTCAGACTCATGCCTGCATGTCCAAAGTTCATCATCAGAAGGATGAACAACCATAACTAACGTTAGTTCTAGGGATAgacaatatattggcatcaatatcagtatcggccgatgttagtcatcttTTAACAGATCAGTATCGGTCCAATAAATAATACCGGGtcgatattaacaactgatattttttccatcttgtctccatttgtttatctgtttcggagggtgggggtgggggggtgatgtgtatttgtttagtcatgtgacagtgattgtaatcgtcTCAGAAGCgtgaatgtgtgtggtgtgtgtgcataacgtaaattcagctttaataaatttcattctatacaaaatctgctgattttagaagcattaatgtcagtatatcggtaccggcaaatatcggttatcggccaaaacagtgatattaatatcggatatcggtatcagcccaaaaatttcatatcggtgcatcattaGTTAGGTCCTTTCCCTTGTGGATCAAAGCCCAAAGCCTTGTCAGTCATCATTATTTATCAGTTCTTGAATTAAATCTTAAATATAttgagaaagttatgaaaatgttGCAACTTTTTAGCATCATCGTATCACCAAAAAAGTAGATACTCACATTCTCATGGTTCCGCTTCAGGAACAGCAGCTCTTCTTTCACAGCTTCCATCTCGTTCTCAATGTTTATTCGGGTCACGTTGGTTTCTTCAATGACTCTCTTCAGCCCGGCGGTGTCGGCCTCCACAGACTGGCGGATAGCCAGCTCATTCTCAAACCTGCAGGAATGCACAGACATCAGCTCCGCTACAGACGCCATCTGCTCATGCCCACATCACTATTATAAGTCACAAAGCAGCACAATGGATGCTTCCGATAATGACCTCAACAAAACAGAATCATACTTAAACATACTTTAATTTGAAGTCATCAGCAGCAAGACGGGCGTTGTCAATCTGGAGCTCAAAGCCGGCCTTCTCCACTATCTTATCAAAGATCTGGACAAGAAAACCACAGTTGTTATTAATGCAGGGTTATAATTACTTAATTGGTGCAGATAAAATAATCTTGAAATAATTGGGAATAAAAAAGCCCCTAAATTCAGTTGCACAACAGGGAAGCATGACTGAATCCATGGCAACACTTGGTCATAAAAGAGGAACTGTTAATTGAAGAACAGGAAGAAGGGATGTTCCTGTGCCAAAACAGATTCTGGTCTGTTTTTGCGTAGAAGTGGGTTCCCTGCACTGAAACAGAAAACTCGCACTCCTGCTGCTGTCAGTCACTGAAGGAGTCAGTGTGTGTCCAGATGGAGGAATTCTTTATGGCTGTTTCAGAGCTTTTGTGGTCATGTCTCCCGCTGCAGTAAAAGCGTAAATACTCACCCCCTTTATGTGTGCAGAAGCACAAAGTGCCTCCATCAGTGTGTCAGCTTAAGATGCTGAAGTTCTGGGCTCTGGAGAAGAATGTGACATTTGACTCTTTGGACTGGAGCTGATTGTATCACAgccactgctgtgtgtgtgtgtgtgtgtgtgtgtgtgtgtgtgtgtgtgtgtgtgtatgtgtgtgtgtgtgtgtgtgtgtgtgtgtgtgtgtcttttctaCACATATGTTTCCTATCAAGGCTCTCCATCTGCACCAGAGCATGCCTGCAGATTCCCTGATCTAATGAGCAGAACCGCTTGGAAAATCTCTTTGAGAGTTTTTCATTCAGACTCGTGATAAAAAAAAAACGCATGCTGGTTGTTCATCAGAGGAAGTTCTGAGAAATTGTGTGTAGGCAGAACCGGAGCTTGGCAACCACACCCTTTATTCTCTAGCTGGAAATGTGATCGCTTAGAAAGAAAGAAGAGAAAATCTCATTCATGTGTAGCTACAAATACGCTGATGGGTGAGAGTGGTGAGTGTGACGAATCCTCAGATAACACAGTAATCCTCTGATCTTTCATTTGTTGAGTCATGAAGAGGCATCAATAAACAGCTATCCCCTTTTACTTTACACATGTCAATTTCCACCTTTTCCATTAGTAATATTTACCTGTTTGCGTAAGTCCTCCACGATGGCCTCATACTTGCTATAGTCTCTGGTGTCAGGTCCTCCTTTCTCCAAGGCCTCCCTGATGTTAATCTCCAGTTCCTTGTTGGCCTGCTCCAGGTTCCTCACCGTATCCAGATAACTAGCCAGGCGATCGTTTAGGTTCTGCATGGCTCCCTTCTGGTTGCCCAGGATCTCAGCACTAGACCCAGTTCCCCCAGATGTGCTCGCACCACCAAAGCCACTGCTCATGCCACCGCTCATGCCACCACCCATCAGCTTGAAGGTGTTAGCGGATGAGATCGGAGGACCAGAACGCAGTCCAGATGCAGAAGCAGAGGAAATGCGAGCTCCATGACCACCAGCACCACCATAAATGCTGGCAGCACGGTACTGAGGTGTGGAGCGGCTGAAGGAGATCCTGGCAGAAGGCGCCTGCTGCATGCTGGGGGTTCTGAAGCTCATTCTGGAGAAGTTTGGTCCGCTGAAATTAAACTAAAAAGTGAGATGTGGGGACTCAGTGCTGAGTGACTTAGAAAGTAATGCTGGGAGGGGGAGGTGGGGAACTTATAGGGCTGTCTCCAGGAACAGCTGGTCTCTCAGAGCCCGCCCACTTCAGCGTCATTCACTCTTTGTTTCCTGGTCCTTTTCACTCTCATGTTCCTGTTTTTAACCTAAATGTATTGTCTATCACCATGGAGACCagtcaaacatcttttgttgtaaaATGATCGGATCAAACTAAACTAAAGACAATAATAATTGCTGAAGCAAATAAAACAAAGCGCTTCTTTGTTTTGTCTGTTAAAAATTCTTCTATCACTTTGAAGTTGAATTAAAAATGTAAACTCTAAGAGCTCTGGGGAATAATGGGTTCTAAGCATGCAATGAAATTCTTGTGGTTTGCCCATAAAAGGCCTTGTGTACCAGATGCTGCATAGTTGTTATGTTTGTGGTCAGCAGCGTCCTAAAATAAACAGCTTTTCCTGATCCACACTCGGTTATAACAGCAGTGGATATTAGAAACCAGACCAAACTCATAAACACGTCACATTTCAACACCGTCAGTGACAAAATAGGAAAATGTGatatgtttaaaagcaaaccaaaTGCCATTCAGGCTTCAGCTATGCCTGCAGGCTCAGCAGAAGAagcatgaaaaaacaaacaaacaaaggttaGCTGATATCAAGCTCAGAGGAAACTAAAGACGACCTCGTTCAGCAGACACAATATAGATAGTTCTCTGCACAAATCAGTCTTTGAGGATGTTGAACTGTTATTGAGCCTCTCATGAGAGTTACCTTTGAAGTGCAGCAAAATGAATGGTGGCCTTTTTTTCAGTGATAATACTGTTAGTTTCATCATAACTGATGGAGTTTTGAAGTGTTTGGTGACCAACTTAAAATCTCAGAGATGGAGTCAGCATCAATAAAAGGAAAAACTCCCTCCAGCATGATTCATTTAGGACATGTTAAATGAGATGTGAGCAGCGTCCAGAAGGTATTTAAACGGAGCCTTGGAGCGTAAATCAGAAACGATCCTCCCACAGGGGGAAACTCCAGAGACTCCACAACGCCCTGCTGAGCTtccacatgaacaacgaccttCCCAACTGATCCATTTCCATCGCATCTCCTCCCACACACCCTCAGCAGCACACTGAGAATATTTTTTGTCTTTTATGCTGAAGAAAGCAATAAATAGCAGCTCACAGGAAGGATGAAttaaacagcatgactcagatctCATGACCGCCGTCCTTGTTTGTCCGAGTGTGCTTTGGCAACCTCACAGCGAGAGTCAAAACCGatataaaaaagaaaacatgacTTAAGTGTTTAACACAATTTAACACAGGTTTGACCACTTCATCTGTACTAAAGTAAGGAAAGGTTGATTTCTGCTTCACTCGTTGCCATGTGGAGATATTCATTTAAACAGGAAACAGAGAATTTGAGGACAGGAAGTGTGAAGGAGAGAACCACCATGAGACAGATCATGTGAGTCACAGACTCACAGACGTTTGTGtgtttcatgatatttggacagcTGCCATGTTGGTCTCGGCCTCATGTGACCTTGAAGCAAATTTCAATTTTCTtccatttctttttattttagcaCTGAGCTAATAAATATATGAACAGTCACATGTTCTGTGTGACATGATAGAAGTTCTCTAAAAGAATGCTAACGGAAAAcatggcagctttatttgtagagcacatttTATACAAAGAGGCAACTTGATGTGCTTCCATTAGCGAGAATAGCCCAACATTAAAAAAACATGACAGCACAAATAAAATACGCAAATAAATTTAGACCAGATTAAATACACAAATTAATTTCAGGTTTAAGAATA
This sequence is a window from Nothobranchius furzeri strain GRZ-AD chromosome 3, NfurGRZ-RIMD1, whole genome shotgun sequence. Protein-coding genes within it:
- the LOC107385534 gene encoding keratin, type I cytoskeletal 18 gives rise to the protein MSFRTPSMQQAPSARISFSRSTPQYRAASIYGGAGGHGARISSASASGLRSGPPISSANTFKLMGGGMSGGMSSGFGGASTSGGTGSSAEILGNQKGAMQNLNDRLASYLDTVRNLEQANKELEINIREALEKGGPDTRDYSKYEAIVEDLRKQIFDKIVEKAGFELQIDNARLAADDFKLKFENELAIRQSVEADTAGLKRVIEETNVTRINIENEMEAVKEELLFLKRNHENEVMELRSQISQSGVQVDVDAPKGQDLSQIMQDVRSTYEKIALKNAEDLKRWHENQIADVQVQVSANTEALQGAQMEKSDLTRQIQTLEIELASQQSLKASLEDTLHNTELRNNMEMEKYNTLILRLEEELTNLRANIQQQTQEYEVLLNMKMKLEAEISTYKTLLDGGDFKLQDALDELESAS